One stretch of Streptomyces sp. NBC_01363 DNA includes these proteins:
- a CDS encoding SigE family RNA polymerase sigma factor — MKSAQEDQYLEFVAERAKALYRSAYVLAAGDAHLAEDLVQETLSRVYVHWKRVARADSPAAYAQTILVRTSLTLRRRRSTGERPTGNMPDSATAGPDAALRLTLLDALGQLPPRDRAVLLLRYWEDRSIEETARMLKLSSSAVRSQGTRALNRVRALLGDSLSDLVRH; from the coding sequence GTGAAATCAGCGCAGGAGGATCAGTACCTGGAGTTCGTGGCCGAGAGGGCGAAGGCGCTGTACCGGTCGGCGTACGTTCTCGCGGCCGGTGACGCACATCTTGCCGAGGACCTGGTCCAGGAAACCCTCAGCCGGGTGTACGTGCACTGGAAGCGGGTGGCCAGGGCGGACAGCCCGGCGGCCTACGCCCAGACGATCCTGGTCCGCACCTCCCTCACCCTGCGGCGTCGGCGCAGCACCGGCGAGCGCCCCACCGGGAACATGCCCGACAGTGCGACGGCCGGCCCGGACGCCGCGCTGCGGCTCACCCTGCTGGACGCGCTCGGCCAACTCCCGCCCCGGGACCGGGCGGTGCTGCTGCTGCGCTACTGGGAGGACCGCAGCATCGAGGAGACCGCCCGGATGCTCAAGCTGAGCAGCAGCGCGGTCCGCTCCCAGGGCACCCGGGCGCTCAACAGGGTGCGTGCGTTGCTCGGCGACAGCCTGTCCGACCTGGTCCGGCACTGA
- a CDS encoding nitroreductase/quinone reductase family protein, whose translation MAGSRELKFRAITSLQRHVVNPLARRSKSQILLETTGRTSGLPRRTPVGGRHVGQEFWLVSEYGDKSQYVRNIRADPRVRVRIAGRWYDGIAHPLPQDDARARLRTLPRYNSAVVRAVGTNLLTVRVDLAD comes from the coding sequence ATGGCGGGCAGTCGAGAGCTCAAGTTCCGGGCGATCACATCGCTCCAGCGGCACGTGGTCAACCCGCTCGCCAGACGGTCGAAGTCACAGATCCTGCTGGAGACGACCGGCCGCACCTCCGGCCTGCCGCGCCGCACCCCGGTCGGCGGTCGGCATGTGGGCCAGGAGTTCTGGCTGGTCTCCGAGTACGGCGACAAGTCTCAGTACGTCCGCAACATCCGGGCCGATCCCCGGGTGCGGGTCCGTATCGCGGGCCGCTGGTACGACGGGATCGCGCACCCGCTGCCCCAGGACGACGCCCGTGCCCGGCTCCGGACCCTGCCGCGCTACAACAGCGCCGTCGTGCGGGCCGTGGGTACGAATCTGCTGACCGTGCGGGTGGATCTGGCCGATTGA
- a CDS encoding flotillin family protein, which yields MSPVVTAVAGVVVLLVLLALVVITRYKVAGPSEAFIITGRRGKKSTDPVTGRTSIDNSGQKVVVGGGVFVVPFVQQKFTLDLSSRHIPIAVRGAVTLRGVKSNLEGVAIVKVGGSEEAIRAAAQRFLQQQDGIVGFTQEVLSGALRAIVGRMSVEDIIRDRAAFAGQVAEEAEASLSGQGLILDAFQIQDITTEGSYLEDLGRPEAARAKQEADIAEAIAKRASEQARLKAAEEIAIAERTFYLKQAEIKAETEAAAAKANAAGPLAEAARQQEVLQEQEKVAERQAALTDRELDTKVRKPADAARYQAEQEAEARRISQVKEAEADAERSRLTGQGEKLHRSALADAVRIEGEAEAAAIAAKGAAEAEAMQKKADAFAQYGDAAVLQMLVEVLPQVVAKASEPLSAIDKMTVISTDGASQLSRTVTDNVAQGMELLSSTTGVDLTALLKNLKGSGSRAEVPAQPETAAQDDSQNGKIEITD from the coding sequence ATGAGCCCAGTCGTGACCGCAGTCGCCGGAGTCGTCGTACTCCTGGTGCTGCTCGCACTCGTCGTCATCACCCGCTACAAGGTCGCCGGGCCCAGCGAGGCGTTCATCATCACCGGCCGCCGCGGCAAGAAGTCGACCGACCCGGTGACCGGCCGCACCAGCATCGACAACAGCGGCCAGAAGGTCGTCGTCGGCGGCGGCGTCTTCGTCGTCCCGTTCGTCCAGCAGAAGTTCACCCTGGACCTCTCCAGCCGGCACATCCCGATCGCGGTGCGCGGCGCCGTCACCCTGCGCGGCGTGAAGTCCAACCTCGAAGGCGTCGCGATCGTCAAGGTCGGCGGCAGCGAGGAAGCGATCCGGGCCGCGGCCCAGCGCTTCCTCCAGCAGCAGGACGGCATCGTCGGCTTCACCCAGGAAGTGCTCTCCGGTGCGCTGCGCGCCATCGTCGGCCGGATGTCGGTCGAGGACATCATCCGCGACCGGGCCGCGTTCGCCGGCCAGGTGGCGGAGGAGGCCGAGGCCAGCCTCTCCGGCCAGGGCCTGATCCTGGACGCCTTCCAGATCCAGGACATCACCACCGAGGGCTCCTACCTGGAGGACCTCGGCCGCCCCGAGGCCGCCCGCGCCAAGCAGGAGGCGGACATCGCCGAGGCGATTGCCAAGCGGGCCTCGGAGCAGGCCCGGCTGAAGGCCGCCGAGGAGATCGCCATCGCCGAGCGGACCTTCTACCTCAAGCAGGCCGAGATCAAGGCCGAGACGGAAGCCGCCGCGGCCAAGGCCAACGCGGCGGGCCCGCTCGCCGAGGCCGCCCGCCAGCAGGAGGTCCTCCAGGAGCAGGAGAAGGTCGCCGAGCGCCAGGCCGCGCTGACCGACCGCGAGCTCGACACCAAGGTCCGCAAGCCCGCCGACGCCGCCCGCTACCAGGCCGAGCAGGAGGCCGAGGCCCGCCGGATCTCCCAGGTCAAGGAGGCCGAGGCGGACGCCGAGCGCTCCCGGCTGACCGGTCAGGGCGAGAAGCTGCACCGCTCGGCGCTCGCCGACGCCGTCCGCATCGAGGGCGAGGCGGAGGCCGCGGCCATCGCGGCGAAGGGTGCGGCCGAGGCCGAGGCCATGCAGAAGAAGGCCGACGCGTTCGCGCAGTACGGCGACGCGGCCGTGCTCCAGATGCTGGTCGAGGTGCTGCCGCAGGTCGTCGCCAAGGCGTCCGAGCCGCTGAGCGCCATCGACAAGATGACCGTGATCTCGACGGACGGCGCGAGCCAGCTGTCGCGCACGGTCACCGACAACGTCGCCCAGGGCATGGAACTCCTCAGCTCCACCACGGGAGTCGACCTCACCGCCCTGCTGAAGAACCTCAAGGGCTCGGGCTCCCGGGCGGAGGTCCCGGCCCAGCCGGAGACCGCCGCCCAGGACGACAGCCAGAACGGCAAGATCGAGATCACCGACTGA
- a CDS encoding peroxiredoxin family protein — MGSSPQIGLIAPDFTLPGGRLAGEDFERRDYDLAAARGRAVVLAFYPGDNTAVCTKQLCSYSSGMEAFGELDAEVWGISPQGVDSHESFARAHGLRMPLLADTGRETARAYGVAAPGIGVRRAIFLIGPDGVLRWKHVALLGATYQSLDKLTEQLSGIKSA, encoded by the coding sequence ATGGGATCGTCACCACAAATCGGCCTGATCGCCCCGGACTTCACCCTGCCGGGCGGCCGGCTCGCCGGCGAGGACTTCGAACGCCGCGACTACGACCTCGCCGCGGCGCGCGGCCGTGCCGTGGTCCTCGCGTTCTACCCGGGCGACAACACGGCCGTGTGCACCAAGCAGCTCTGCTCGTACTCCTCGGGCATGGAGGCCTTCGGCGAGCTCGACGCGGAGGTCTGGGGAATCAGTCCACAGGGTGTGGACAGCCACGAGTCGTTCGCCCGCGCCCACGGCCTGCGGATGCCGCTGCTCGCGGACACCGGGCGGGAGACCGCGCGGGCGTACGGCGTCGCGGCGCCCGGGATCGGGGTCCGCCGCGCGATCTTCCTCATCGGCCCGGACGGGGTGCTGCGCTGGAAGCATGTCGCGCTGCTCGGCGCCACCTACCAGTCGCTCGACAAACTGACCGAGCAGTTGTCCGGCATCAAGAGCGCGTAA
- a CDS encoding alpha/beta fold hydrolase, with the protein MAAPPSAVRPSAAVRPSAAVLLLHGGAETGLAAPLPGPLNLPGMRMRPFARTIAGATGGGDVLVRTARYAHHGWNGPREDPLHDALRALDALGREAGEIPVVLVGHSMGARAALRAAGHPLVRGVVGLAPWCPADDPVDQLAGRDVVLLHSTRDRITSPRASQRLTARARLAGARSCLVAIRRSDHAMLRRAGEWHALTARIVTGLLDLGPLPGPVATALRLPPDAPAVAGTLDLDLLEASRNRGPVPWCRGGGTGAPW; encoded by the coding sequence ATGGCAGCACCGCCGTCCGCCGTCCGCCCGTCCGCCGCCGTCCGCCCGTCCGCGGCCGTGCTCCTGCTGCACGGCGGCGCGGAGACGGGCCTGGCCGCGCCGCTGCCCGGCCCGCTGAATCTGCCCGGCATGCGGATGCGCCCCTTCGCCCGGACCATCGCCGGGGCGACGGGCGGCGGAGACGTTCTCGTACGCACCGCCCGCTACGCCCACCACGGCTGGAACGGCCCCCGCGAGGACCCGCTCCACGACGCCCTGCGCGCCCTGGACGCCCTCGGCCGCGAGGCCGGGGAGATCCCGGTGGTCCTGGTCGGCCACTCGATGGGCGCCCGCGCCGCCCTGCGTGCCGCCGGTCACCCGCTGGTGCGCGGGGTGGTCGGCCTCGCCCCGTGGTGTCCGGCGGACGATCCGGTCGACCAGCTCGCGGGCCGCGACGTCGTCCTGCTGCACAGCACCCGCGACCGCATCACGAGCCCCCGCGCCTCCCAGCGCCTCACGGCCCGTGCCCGGCTGGCCGGTGCCCGCTCCTGTCTGGTCGCGATCCGGCGCAGCGACCACGCGATGCTCCGGCGCGCCGGGGAGTGGCACGCGCTGACCGCCCGGATCGTCACCGGCCTGCTGGACCTGGGCCCGCTCCCCGGGCCGGTCGCGACCGCCCTCCGGCTCCCGCCGGACGCCCCGGCGGTGGCGGGCACCCTCGACCTGGACCTGCTGGAGGCGTCACGGAACCGGGGGCCGGTGCCGTGGTGCAGGGGCGGGGGAACGGGAGCACCCTGGTAG
- a CDS encoding DUF1876 domain-containing protein, producing the protein MVMTTVGWHVELEFDEDTHRTRAAALVRLPDGTEVRAHGYASRHPSDKDQPRVGEEIAGARALNELAMKMLTKAHDEIDEASGRTSHPLT; encoded by the coding sequence ATGGTGATGACAACTGTCGGGTGGCATGTGGAGCTCGAATTCGACGAGGACACCCACCGCACCCGCGCGGCCGCCCTGGTGCGGCTGCCCGACGGGACCGAGGTGCGGGCCCACGGATACGCGAGCCGCCACCCCTCCGACAAGGACCAGCCGAGGGTGGGCGAGGAGATCGCGGGAGCCAGAGCGCTCAATGAACTGGCGATGAAGATGCTGACGAAGGCGCACGACGAGATCGACGAGGCGTCCGGCCGGACCTCGCACCCGCTGACCTGA
- a CDS encoding SpoIIE family protein phosphatase has protein sequence MAGVSVLDTRLRYLYVNPALERINGIPAAEHLGRTVAEVLPGLDAREDMMRAVLADGKPREITLSGFTARDATVRRYWHGAFHRLESDGRVVGLAGIVLEVMAADKEQRELEQARRHLTLLDTAAARIGTTLDMDTTCAELVDLVVPGLADLATVEVFPPDVAAPVRPAPPGVLRLRRAALRAVRGLRDELDGFGLTGEYIDYQEGAAVQRCLAANQPVVENLTSDEQLVRSAPGPERLAAYRALGMHSAVIVPVTVRSGPLGILGLIRAGDSPVFTDEDVVVARELAGRAAVDLDHARRYAHEHTIALELQRSLLSEPRPPHPHIEIATRYLPADRSVMVGGDWFDVIPLRDGRHLKAMGDVMGHGVEAAVAMSHYRSLLRMLADDELPPHRILEQLDRMVERSGLDRAATCLLAVVDRFGGACEVASAGHLPPVLIDPRAGARVCEEMAVGPPLGTGFGGYRTTLLEFEPDTVLFLYTDGLVERRDEDIDVSVGRLKELVLPAGGSLDDLLDDVLERFGPGAEDDIAVLASRTRNPRAWTPDAT, from the coding sequence ATGGCCGGGGTGAGCGTGCTCGACACGCGGCTGCGCTACCTCTACGTCAACCCTGCCCTCGAACGGATCAACGGCATCCCGGCCGCCGAACACCTCGGACGCACCGTCGCCGAGGTCCTTCCGGGGCTCGACGCGCGCGAGGACATGATGCGGGCGGTGCTCGCCGACGGGAAGCCGCGCGAGATCACCCTCAGCGGATTCACCGCCCGGGACGCCACGGTCCGGCGGTACTGGCACGGGGCGTTCCACCGGCTGGAGTCCGACGGGCGGGTCGTGGGCCTGGCCGGGATCGTGCTGGAGGTCATGGCCGCGGACAAGGAGCAGCGCGAGCTGGAGCAGGCCCGGCGGCATCTGACCCTGCTCGACACCGCGGCCGCCCGGATCGGCACCACCCTCGACATGGACACCACCTGCGCCGAACTCGTCGACCTCGTCGTGCCGGGGCTGGCGGACCTCGCGACGGTCGAGGTGTTCCCGCCCGACGTCGCCGCACCGGTCCGGCCCGCACCGCCCGGGGTGCTGCGGCTGCGACGGGCGGCGCTGAGGGCCGTGCGCGGACTGCGCGACGAGCTGGACGGGTTCGGGCTGACCGGTGAGTACATCGACTACCAGGAGGGCGCGGCCGTGCAGCGCTGCCTGGCGGCCAACCAGCCGGTGGTGGAGAACCTCACCTCCGACGAACAGCTCGTCCGCTCCGCCCCCGGCCCCGAACGGCTCGCCGCCTACCGCGCCCTCGGGATGCACTCGGCGGTCATCGTGCCCGTCACCGTGCGCAGCGGCCCGCTCGGCATCCTCGGCCTGATCCGGGCGGGCGACTCACCGGTCTTCACGGACGAGGACGTGGTGGTCGCCCGGGAACTCGCCGGCCGGGCCGCCGTCGATCTCGACCACGCCCGCCGGTACGCCCACGAGCACACCATCGCCCTGGAGCTCCAGCGCTCCCTGCTGTCCGAACCGCGCCCGCCGCATCCGCACATCGAGATCGCCACCCGCTATCTGCCGGCCGACCGCAGTGTGATGGTCGGCGGCGACTGGTTCGACGTCATCCCGCTGCGGGACGGCCGGCACCTCAAGGCGATGGGCGATGTGATGGGGCACGGGGTGGAGGCGGCGGTCGCTATGAGCCACTACCGCTCCCTGCTGCGGATGCTCGCCGACGACGAGCTGCCACCGCACCGGATCCTGGAACAGCTGGACCGGATGGTCGAGCGGTCCGGCCTGGACCGGGCGGCGACCTGTCTGCTGGCCGTCGTCGACCGGTTCGGCGGGGCGTGCGAGGTGGCGAGCGCCGGGCATCTGCCGCCGGTGCTGATCGATCCGCGGGCGGGGGCCAGGGTGTGCGAGGAGATGGCGGTGGGGCCACCGCTGGGGACCGGTTTCGGCGGGTACCGGACGACGCTGCTGGAGTTCGAGCCGGACACGGTGCTGTTCCTGTACACCGACGGTCTGGTCGAGCGGCGCGACGAGGACATCGACGTCTCGGTCGGCCGCCTCAAGGAGCTGGTCCTGCCGGCCGGCGGCAGCCTCGACGACCTGCTGGACGACGTCCTCGAACGGTTCGGGCCGGGTGCCGAGGACGACATAGCGGTGCTGGCCTCCCGCACCCGGAACCCGCGGGCGTGGACGCCCGACGCCACCTGA
- a CDS encoding GNAT family N-acetyltransferase: MPHFEITTASADDLTMLAEWAHEESWNPGLTDRHAFFAADPRGFLIGRLDDEPVSCVSVVRYGSGFGFLGFYLTRPHLRGQGYGIRLWQAGMARLDGRNVGLDGVVAQQPNYRKSGFRSVWTNMRYEGLPPAGLPAPAGTELVDGRSVPFDRLAAYDRRFFPADRDSFLAPWIAHPTRTSLAAVRDGELCGLAVLRPCRTSSRIGPVYAESPEVAGALVGALAATDPGVPVAIDAPDVNPAAVLLAEQLGLTPSFETARMYTGPAPDIDHTGLFGITSLELG, encoded by the coding sequence GTGCCGCACTTCGAGATCACCACCGCAAGCGCCGACGACCTCACGATGCTCGCCGAATGGGCCCACGAGGAGAGCTGGAACCCCGGACTGACCGACCGCCACGCCTTCTTCGCCGCCGATCCGCGCGGCTTCCTGATCGGCCGCCTCGACGACGAGCCGGTCTCCTGCGTCTCCGTCGTCCGTTACGGCTCCGGCTTCGGGTTCCTCGGCTTCTACCTCACCCGCCCGCACCTGCGCGGCCAGGGGTACGGCATCCGGCTCTGGCAGGCCGGCATGGCACGGCTGGACGGGCGCAACGTCGGCCTCGACGGGGTGGTGGCCCAGCAGCCCAACTATCGCAAGTCCGGCTTCCGTTCCGTGTGGACGAACATGCGTTACGAGGGTCTGCCGCCCGCCGGCCTGCCCGCCCCGGCCGGTACGGAGCTCGTCGACGGCCGCTCCGTCCCGTTCGACCGGCTCGCCGCCTACGACCGCCGCTTCTTCCCGGCCGACCGTGACAGCTTCCTCGCGCCGTGGATCGCCCACCCCACGCGCACCTCGCTGGCCGCCGTCCGCGACGGTGAACTGTGCGGCCTGGCCGTGCTGCGCCCCTGCCGTACGTCGTCCCGCATCGGTCCCGTGTACGCGGAATCGCCCGAGGTGGCCGGCGCCCTGGTCGGCGCGCTGGCGGCGACCGATCCCGGCGTCCCGGTCGCGATCGACGCGCCCGACGTCAACCCGGCGGCCGTGCTTCTCGCCGAACAGCTGGGCCTCACCCCGTCGTTCGAGACCGCCCGGATGTACACCGGCCCGGCACCGGACATCGACCACACCGGACTGTTCGGCATCACCAGCCTGGAGCTGGGCTGA
- a CDS encoding DUF2064 domain-containing protein: MSAPALPSGPTTLLVIAKEPLPGRVKTRLTPPFTPAQAARLAEAALADTLRTVRSLPARRRAVVLEGRPGPWLPPGIEVLPQGTGGLDERLAAAFAAVTGPTLLIGMDTPQITAAHLAGALGPAAWDGCDAWFGPADDGGFWALGLASPAPELLRGVPMSVPETGAVQRGRLVTAGLTVRDLPRLRDVDTARDAEAVAAAAPHGRFAATLARLTRPPLR, from the coding sequence ATGAGCGCCCCGGCCCTCCCCTCCGGCCCCACGACCCTGCTGGTCATCGCCAAGGAACCGCTGCCGGGCCGGGTCAAGACCCGGCTCACCCCGCCGTTCACGCCCGCCCAGGCGGCCCGGCTCGCCGAGGCGGCGCTCGCCGACACCCTGCGGACCGTGCGCTCGTTGCCCGCCCGGCGCCGCGCCGTCGTCCTCGAAGGGCGGCCGGGGCCGTGGCTGCCGCCCGGCATCGAAGTGCTCCCGCAGGGCACCGGCGGCCTCGACGAGCGGCTCGCCGCGGCCTTCGCCGCCGTCACCGGCCCGACGCTCCTCATCGGCATGGACACCCCCCAGATCACCGCCGCCCACCTGGCCGGCGCGCTCGGCCCGGCCGCCTGGGACGGCTGCGACGCCTGGTTCGGCCCGGCCGACGACGGCGGCTTCTGGGCGCTGGGTCTGGCCTCCCCCGCCCCGGAGCTCCTGCGCGGTGTGCCCATGTCCGTACCCGAGACCGGCGCGGTGCAGCGCGGGCGCCTCGTCACCGCCGGGCTGACCGTGCGCGATCTGCCCCGGCTGCGTGATGTGGACACCGCGCGGGACGCCGAGGCCGTCGCCGCCGCCGCACCGCACGGCCGGTTCGCCGCGACCCTCGCCCGGCTGACCCGGCCGCCGCTCCGGTAG
- a CDS encoding glycosyltransferase family 2 protein, whose translation MPAAAPVPPSDIVLPCLDEAAALPRVLGAIPDGWRAIVVDNGSTDGSADLARSLGATVVHEPRRGFGAACHAGLLAAETEFVCFCDCDGSLDPGLLPAFVRRIAAGETDLLLGRRLVRGRGAWPLHARAGNLVLARLLRRRTGLRLHDLGPMRAGRRTELLGLGLTDRRSGYPLQMVVRAADAGLRIAETGVPYVPRAGKSKVTGTWRGTWQAVRDMRAVLLEPPAAAAARGTPR comes from the coding sequence GTGCCCGCCGCCGCCCCCGTGCCGCCGAGCGACATCGTCCTGCCCTGTCTCGACGAGGCCGCGGCCCTGCCCCGGGTGCTGGGCGCGATCCCCGACGGCTGGCGCGCGATCGTCGTCGACAACGGCTCCACGGACGGCTCGGCCGACCTGGCCCGCTCACTCGGCGCGACCGTCGTGCACGAGCCGCGGCGCGGCTTCGGCGCCGCCTGCCACGCCGGACTGCTCGCCGCCGAGACGGAGTTCGTCTGTTTCTGCGACTGCGACGGCTCCCTCGACCCCGGCCTGCTCCCCGCCTTCGTACGCCGGATCGCCGCCGGGGAGACCGATCTGCTGCTCGGCCGCCGCCTCGTCCGTGGCCGCGGCGCCTGGCCGCTGCACGCGCGGGCCGGCAATCTCGTGCTCGCCCGGCTGCTGCGCCGCCGCACCGGCCTGCGGCTGCACGATCTCGGCCCGATGCGCGCCGGGCGGCGGACGGAGCTGCTGGGGCTCGGTCTCACCGACCGCCGCAGCGGCTATCCGCTCCAGATGGTGGTCCGCGCGGCGGACGCCGGGCTGCGGATCGCGGAGACCGGCGTCCCGTACGTCCCCCGCGCCGGGAAGTCGAAGGTCACCGGCACCTGGCGGGGCACCTGGCAGGCGGTGCGCGACATGCGCGCGGTGCTGCTCGAACCACCGGCGGCGGCAGCCGCCCGAGGGACGCCCCGATGA